AAAGTGATGTTCCTTTCTAAATAAGGTTACTTTAATTGCTATTTAAGCAATAACAACATTAAATCCAAGCTAATTCTTTAAGTTCGTGGTGTAAAGTCAGTCCTAGCTACACCCATATTGTTACAACAGCCTGACTTAATGTTCTTCTTTATTCCAGAGGACATCTTGTTCCCAGCCAGCATGTGAATATATTAATTACACTGTGGTTTTGTTGGTTTCCGTTGTGCAAATACAAACGGCATCTCTGCACGCATGTATTAATGTGCATGCAGTCACTGTAAATCTATTTCTTGCATAGGTTAAAGCACAGCTGCCCGAAAACTgcaatgtcatccaaaatgcaCAGCTCCAGTAGTATTGCTCAGGCCAGGCGGACGGTGCAGCAACTGAGGATAGAGGCAAGCATCGAGAGGATAAAGGTGTGTCTGCATTCACAGTCACTCACCACCACAAGTGTCCTATTTTCCAGTTGTCTACATGTGTATTAAGCTAGATGTGTGGACTGTTTCCTTTGCAGGTGTCCAAGGCTTCGTCAGACCTGATGCGCTACTGTGGAGAACACGCCAAGAATGATCCGCTGCTCATGGGCATCCCAGCTTCAGAAAACCCTTTCAAAGAGAAGAAGCCTTGCACTGTTTTGTAGAGAAACATCTGAACTCTGGCTGCTTTCAATTTGGATTCTAATGTGTAAAAGCGCTGATAGTAATGCTGTTCACGACTTGCCTTAAGGCCAGTACACCTGTTAAGTTTTTCACATGCCTGCTGCGGTTTGACAAAGAATGCAGTCCCCTCTGTCTTTCAG
This region of Acanthochromis polyacanthus isolate Apoly-LR-REF ecotype Palm Island chromosome 4, KAUST_Apoly_ChrSc, whole genome shotgun sequence genomic DNA includes:
- the gng12b gene encoding guanine nucleotide-binding protein G(I)/G(S)/G(O) subunit gamma-12, which translates into the protein MSSKMHSSSSIAQARRTVQQLRIEASIERIKVSKASSDLMRYCGEHAKNDPLLMGIPASENPFKEKKPCTVL